In Nicotiana tabacum cultivar K326 chromosome 10, ASM71507v2, whole genome shotgun sequence, the DNA window GATTTTGCAATAATGGGAAGAATGTGATTCTCCTCCTACAAAGCACTTTATGAGTTGACTTTTTTTATCTCTTCTTTTATTTGGTCTAATAGTATCTTTATATCCTTAATTTATAGGTGAAGGCAGCGGCGGAAGCACCTTCTGTCGCGAGATCGATTTCAACCCAATATTTTCCACAGgtaatttatatgtaaaaaatcagtataatttcaaaaaataataaatctgGATCCACATTCTTAAAAATATTGTGATTAAGTGCTAAAAATCTAAAAGATGAGcccgtaaaaaaaaaaaaaaaaagtactccTAGTAGGAGTGAGATTGATCAATCTTTGACATGGGTCACCATGTGCTCTCTTGTGACATTATTCTTTATAGTATTAGAGTAAATTCCATTAAACCCTTTGATCTTGAGAGAATCATAAACTTCAAAATGTCTAAATACAAAAAGCTCTTGAGATATTCCAGCAGATTAGACCAGAAGAAACCCTACTTATTCTGTACATCCGTGAATTTTCACTTTGTCAAACAATTAAAACAAATTGCTCCGTCCTTTTCTCTTCGTTTCCTTCTCCCCCCTCTCAATTAAAGTGAAAAGGAGATCAGGGCTTCGATTATCTTCAATGTGTAATTATATTCTTTCCATCTCTATTTGGAAGTTTGCATCTATTAAACTTAAtggtattatttatacatattccTTCCTTTTAATTTCGACCACAAAATGAGGAcaatggaaagaaaaaaaaaagggaatataATGCCATGAGAATACAGTTCCATCTAATAGTTGtttactattttttcttttacaaaaacaTAGAGTATAAATATGCTCACTTATAAAGaaagataaaataatattattcttTACCTTAATTTAACGTTTAGCATCCTATTCCTAAAAAatatattatcactatcacaattatttcataattatACTTATATTTAAAATATGCTTTCAGTTAATTAATGCAACAACGTTAATGCATCATGTTATGCCTAAGGCCAATAGGAGGGGGACCATTCTTATTTAATTTTACTACACTTAATTAATGTGGAATTCTCACCTATACCACAGATTATGGAGTTTAAGAAATGTGTAAGAATTGTGGTTTTGTTGTTGGAAGGTCCGAAATAACACAATTGGTGGGGGAATAAATAAAAGTTTGTACTATCACTATGCAGCTGGACCATGCAGTAAAAACTGTAGAATCGTACATTAAAAATGATATTGTAAGGTGAGCTGATCGATCatatgtatttctttatttaagctTTTTAAAACCCCACTCGATGTTTTTTGGGGCTCTATGGTTTTAAGGATGCCTCCTCGGATTGAAACTATAGAAAGATCCAAGGGATGTCTAGGTATCTTCGAACAAATTCAATGAAGTTGTATAACGTGGTTGCACCAATTACTATCCTTTTTTTTCTGTAGTAAACGGAAATATTATAAATAGTAGTTAGACATCGTTACGGACAAAAGTGCTATTAGAAGCGCTGCTAGAGTTCAAACAAGAGCCGTAGGAAGCACTAGGGGCGAAGCGAGAAATTTCACGAGGGTGTTTAAAATTTAATATAcacataataaaaaataatttttaatatatatatacaacataattttctttatataaagTATAATTTTTTGACGAAGAGTGTTCGATTGACCATCCTTCAATGCTACGCCACTGGAAAGCACTCAGTATATACCCATGATAACACTGTTCAAAATACTCCTATCCCTAATTATTCTAAGACCAAAGCAAACATAGTACTCCTTCACTGTTTTCAAATGTGAAAAGATAGAGTTTAACCGTCCTAAAGTTTGTGTGACTTGAAACGCAGTGTTATTAAATGCATGCGCATGTTAGTTGAAGAAGACAATACATATGAAGATATGacggaaaaataaaatacatagataGAAAAATATTTGTAATGCAAAGGACAACTTTAAGAAATAATTGGGGACACACCAAAAATAGAAATTGCAGAGTTAATGTGAAACAGAATCAGTCTACCAAAAAATAGGTTCATCATGTGGTTGGCTGTTCAAGGTAGGCTATTGACAAAGGAAAGGATGTTGACATTGGGACTACAATGTAAAAATACTACGTGTGTACTGTGTGATGGAGTTGGAATGGAGAGTGCTATGCATCTTTTTTCTGATTGTGTATGGTCTACGCAGCTGTGGGAGATGTTGAACCAATGGAGTGGTACCAAACTTCAGCAGCAGGATGCTCTACAATCCATAAGCAGAATACAGAGTAGGAGATGGAGTGTGATGAAGAAGAGCATTATCATAGCAGTGTATGGAGCAGACTTATATCAGATTTGGCAGGCAAAAAACTGGAAGATGTTTAGGGAATCTACTGTACAGAGTAATATCATAGTGCAACAAATTCAAAGTGTAATTAGAGAAAGAGTGGACATGGTAAAGAATTCAAAACGAGCTGGAAAGCTAGATACATAATACATAGGCTATGTAGCTAGGGATAGATACTGAATGTCGTAGATGAGttaatttgtttgattttttttactgAGACTTTTCCTGGAATCACCAGGTAAAGTGCTCTTTCTTTGtaaatttaaatttgtttgacgAGCTGGTAATACAATTTCACATTTATTACCAAAAACTTTAAGAAATAATTATACAGACAAAGGAATTGAAAAGataacacacacaaaaaaatatCATCTCAATCAAAATTCTACATATGCATTCGAAAAGGTTCCTTCCTTTGGATTTCGTTTGTGGTGCTTGAAGCGTTAAAGAATGAATGTAGTTATGTTCCTTGTATTATACATGAATAGCATAATACAGGGATTGATAATAAATCTATAGGattttcctctttatttttttttcatagtTAGGATTCTCTATATAGTCTCTTTAATCCTTTTCATAGTTAAGACTCCATGTATAGCTATATATGTTTGTTACTCCATGGAATAATACATCAACTATTCTCACATACCTTATTTAGTACATGGTATCAGCGACATTAAGGCTCAAAACTTCGCTGGGAAAATCGAATCCCTTATATATATTAGGAGAGACAGTTCAGTCTCGTTTTGGGTCAACCTAGGAGTGACTGGTTTGCCTCACATCCATCATATAAGGAGGTGGAAGAGGATTTTCAGCCTAGAGATAGCTTCTTCGGGGTTTGCGTTGCCAGATCGTGATCTCACGCGCCACTTGAGGTTAGCATCTGTTCACCAAACACCGCTCGTGAAGGCACGTGAACCGACAGCAAC includes these proteins:
- the LOC142165327 gene encoding uncharacterized protein LOC142165327, whose protein sequence is MWLAVQGRLLTKERMLTLGLQCKNTTCVLCDGVGMESAMHLFSDCVWSTQLWEMLNQWSGTKLQQQDALQSISRIQSRRWSVMKKSIIIAVYGADLYQIWQAKNWKMFRESTVQSNIIVQQIQSVIRERVDMVKNSKRAGKLDT